A window from Theobroma cacao cultivar B97-61/B2 chromosome 3, Criollo_cocoa_genome_V2, whole genome shotgun sequence encodes these proteins:
- the LOC18605893 gene encoding DNA-binding protein BIN4: MSSSRENSPDWLRSFQAPTSTLTLSSDSNSSPNCSPLREYKTDDEENFLHSSSTWEKGKRNNNKVHETPSKKKKIDVLKSSEGHRDDAKAAKGEISNKHLGSHAANSSIWTLSSDSESSPGHSPKRKEKISLSQESGEANDPVLTGRGGESPRKKTSKGKSPKKGLKVGGQTPEMENNVNDDGKITENDDNIAAAEEASEKHIEPHVSTSRLPLVLSEKIQPSKALVECEGDSIDLSGDVGAVGRIVISDTASENHEMFLDLKGTIYKTTIVPSRTFCIVGFGQSEAKIEAIMNDFIQLKSQSNVCEAETMVEGTLDGFSFDSEDEIDKMPKTIPHQTDQNEGTDGQMNGKAKGKADKTSTASRKRGKTAGGKPQPPKKAGKKTVVSKKPKTRK, from the exons ATGAGTAGCTCCAGGGAAAATTCTCCAGATTGGCTGCGTTCTTTTCAG GCGCCAACTTCTACGCTGACATTATCTTCGGATTCCAATTCTTCACCAAACTGTAGCCCGCTTAGGGAGTATAAAACTGATGATGAAGAAAACTTTCTACACAGTTCATCTACATGGGAAAAGGgcaaaagaaacaacaatAAAGTACATGAAACTCcttcaaaaaagaagaaaatagatGTCTTGAAAAGTTCGGAAG GACATAGGGATGATGCGAAGGCTGCTAAGGGAGAAATATCCAATAAACACTTGGGATCTCAT GCAGCAAATAGTTCAATTTGGACTTTATCATCAGATTCTGAGTCTTCTCCGGGTCATTCTCCTAAAAGGAAGGAGAAAATATCTCTATCTCAAGAGAGTGGAGAGGCCAATGATCCAGTTCTGACTGGCAGAGGGGGCGAGTCTCCACGAAAGAAGACTTCTAAAGGAAAATCTCCGAAAAAGGGGTTAAAAGTGGGTGGCCAGACTCCTGAAATGGAGAATAATGTGAATGATGATGGAAAGATAACAG AAAATGATGATAATATCGCGGCTGCTGAGGAGGCATCTGAAAAGCACATTGAGCCTCAT GTTTCTACCTCAAGATTGCCTTTGGTGCTGTCTGAGAAAATTCAGCCTTCAAAG GCACTTGTTGAGTGTGAAGGGGATTCCATAGATTTGAGTGGTGATGTGGGGGCTGTTGGACGAATAGTAATTTCAGATACTGCATCTGAAAATCATGAAATGTTCTTAGACTTAAAAG GAACCATTTACAAAACAACAATAGTGCCTTCCAGAACATTTTGCATT GTTGGCTTTGGTCAGTCTGAGGCAAAG ATTGAGGCTATCATGAATGACTTCATTCAGCTTAAATCACAATCGAATGTTTGCGAAGCAGAAACCATGGTTGAAG GTACACTAGATGGCTTCTCATTTGATTCTGAAGACGAAATTGACAAGATGCCTAAGACTATTCCCCATCAAACTGATCAAAATGAGGGCACTGATGGACAAATGAACGGGAAAGCCAAAGGAAAAGCAGACAAAACATCT ACGGCATCACGGAAGAGAGGTAAAACTGCCGGAGGAAAGCCACAGCCGCCCAAAAAAGCAGGAAAGAAAACTGTCGTTTCAAAAAAACCCAAGACCAGAAAATGA
- the LOC18605891 gene encoding uncharacterized protein LOC18605891: MEVYGKTMAAAPANVIYLSTILGRDEPMPVHKCDWKCQNEHVCGNMYRCKLTGITHICDKNCNQRILYDNHSSLCRASGQVFPLTTAEEQAVRGVRRKFDADNSPPSDSCGFKRRRDAQFHPSPFERSFSAVSPICSQVGDGMDMS; the protein is encoded by the coding sequence ATGGAGGTATACGGCAAAACCATGGCTGCTGCCCCTGCAAATGTTATTTATTTGTCTACTATTCTGGGCCGTGATGAGCCTATGCCTGTTCACAAATGCGATTGGAAATGTCAAAATGAACATGTTTGTGGCAACATGTATCGCTGCAAACTAACAGGAATCACACACATCTGTGACAAGAATTGTAACCAGAGAATTTTGTATGATAACCATAGTTCCCTTTGCCGGGCAAGCGGCCAGGTCTTCCCCCTTACGACAGCTGAGGAACAGGCGGTCAGAGGCGTCAGGAGGAAGTTTGATGCTGACAATTCCCCACCCTCTGATAGCTGTGGTTTTAAGCGCAGACGCGATGCGCAGTTTCATCCTTCTCCTTTCGAGAGATCTTTCTCTGCTGTTAGTCCGATCTGCAGCCAAGTTGGAGATGGCATGGATATGAGCTAG
- the LOC18605894 gene encoding mitochondrial import inner membrane translocase subunit TIM22, with protein sequence MERGKEQGLMVPRLMPQQNPLEQLQAKFKEVENGFRTWLAKQSMPVEAAVVTGTSAAQGAAIGAFMGTLTNDISSSLPTPQSSLNPQAMASLQQAQALSGGPLVQARNFAVMTGVNAGISCVMRRLRGKEDVQSSMVAAFGSGAMFSLVSGIGGPNQAANAVSSGLFFALVQGGLFQLGKKFSQPPAEDPYYSRTRSMLNSLGLQNYEKNFKKGLLTDSTLPLLTDSALRDVKIPPGPRLLILDHIQRDPELREKLGSRG encoded by the exons ATGGAGCGAGGCAAAGAGCAAGGGTTGATGGTGCCCAGGTTGATGCCGCAGCAAAACCCTCTGGAACAATTGCAAGCCAAGTTCAAGGAAGTAGAGAACGGGTTCAGGACATGGCTAGCCAAGCAGTCCATGCCAGTCGAGGCGGCTGTGGTTACCGGCACCAGCGCGGCTCAGGGTGCTGCTATCGGGGCTTTCATGGGTACCCTCACCAACGATATCTCCTCCTCTCTTCCAACTCCTCAGTCTTCCCTCAATCCTCAAGCGATGGCTTCTCTCCAGCAAGCCCAG GCTCTATCAGGAGGTCCCTTGGTACAAGCTCGAAATTTTGCAGTGATGACGGGTGTCAATGCTGGCATATCTTGTGTTATGAGAAGATTGAGAGGCAAGGAGGATGTCCAATCTAG CATGGTTGCAGCTTTTGGTTCTGGGGCCATGTTTTCATTGGTGAGTGGCATAGGTGGCCCAAATCAGGCTGCAAATGCAGTCAGTTCTGGACTTTTTTTTGCACTTGTTCAAGGCGGGCTTTTCCAG TTAGGGAAAAAGTTTTCTCAACCTCCTGCTGAGGATCCATACTATTCCAGAACAAGATCCATGTTAAATAGTCTTGGCCTCCAGAACTATGagaagaatttcaagaaagGCTTGTTAACAGATAGCACATTGCCTTTGCTCACTGATAG TGCTCTTAGAGATGTGAAAATACCCCCTGGGCCCAGGCTCCTTATTCTTGATCATATTCAGAG GGACCCAGAATTGAGAGAGAAACTAGGAAGCCGTGGGTGA